The following coding sequences lie in one Montipora foliosa isolate CH-2021 chromosome 11, ASM3666993v2, whole genome shotgun sequence genomic window:
- the LOC137977307 gene encoding uncharacterized protein, which translates to MSRDSFEYLCAELSPHIAKQNTNFRKAIAVRHHVAITLYWLADSARYRTIGNLFGVGKSTVCTIVKQRSCGFPQVVAALDGCHVPIIAPLQSPEYYVNRKGFHAVTLQGLVDSNYRFVDIFVGWPAKVYDARVFKNSPLFCHCCARTFLPLQLSRVISGVRVPPLIVGDSAYALSDWLMKPYTDNGNLTREQVNFNKILSMTRVVVENAYGRLKGRFRSIAKRLDLNVETVCLVIAACCVLHNFCEVMGEDFNEE; encoded by the exons ATGTCGAGGGATTCGTTTGAATATCTGTGCGCTGAACTATCACCCCATATCGCGAAACAGAACACGAACTTTCGTAAAGCCATTGCAGTTCGCCATCACGTTGCAATCACTTTGTATTGGCTTGCCGACTCCGCTCGCTACAGAACAATTGGAAACTTGTTTGGCGTTGGAAAATCCACTGTGTGTACCATCGTGAAACAG AGATCGTGCGGGTTTCCCCAAGTAGTGGCCGCTCTTGACGGTTGCCATGTGCCTATCATTGCACCTCTCCAAAGTCCGGAATATTACGTGAATCGAAAAGGATTCCACGCAGTAACACTGCAGGGATTGGTTGACAGCAACTATCGTTTTGTTGACATTTTTGTTGGATGGCCGGCGAAAGTTTACGACGCGCGCGTATTTAAAAATTCACCGCTGTTTTGCCACTGCTGTGCGAGGACTTTCCTACCGCTTCAATTATCTCGAGTCATATCAGGTGTGAGAGTTCCGCCCTTGATAGTTGGAGACTCTGCATATGCGCTCAGTGACTGGCTAATGAAGCCGTATACTGATAATGGAAACTTAACGCGAGAACAAGTGAATTTCAACAAGATCCTCAGCATGACAAGAGTGGTGGTTGAGAATGCCTATGGAAGACTAAAGGGTAGGTTCAGAAGCATTGCAAAGAGGCTGGACCTTAATGTTGAGACTGTTTGTCTTGTCATTGCTGCTTGTTGCGTGTTGCACAACTTCTGTGAAGTCATGGGTGAGGACTTTAATGAGGAGTAG